The following coding sequences are from one Leishmania major strain Friedlin complete genome, chromosome 36 window:
- the LEPP12 gene encoding phosphoprotein lepp12 — protein MGKRTKKAPRQKRKLAMADRPRKLTSKGKLKHKRGDLKMVSSRNVSFDVRQGKGGKWIKTGERKCNIHTVCDCVKRTDPARMRYITNR, from the coding sequence ATGGGCAAGCGCACCAAGAAGGCCCCAAGGCAGAAGCGGAAGCTTGCCATGGCGGATCGCCCGCGCAAGCTTACTAGCAAAGGCAAGCTAAAGCACAAGCGCGGAGACTTGAAGATGGTGAGCTCTCGCAACGTCAGCTTTGACGTTAGGCAAGGCAAGGGCGGCAAGTGGATCAAGACAGGGGAGCGCAAGTGCAACATCCATACCGTGTGTGACTGTGTCAAGCGAACGGACCCGGCGCGGATGCGCTACATTACAAACCGGTGA